The following is a genomic window from Sciurus carolinensis chromosome 3, mSciCar1.2, whole genome shotgun sequence.
GCACTGGGCGGCCGCCGGGGCCGGGGGACTCCCGGGGGGCTCCAGCGCCTCGCAGCACACCAAGCTCACTGTGCAGCCCATCCGGCCCGGCGCGGGGACGCGGGCGCCCCGGGAGCCGGCCGGTCCCCAACCCTGGCGACAGCTCGGCCCAGGGCGCCTGCGACGTCGGGAGCAGAGTGCGACGCCCCCAACCCGGCCCCGCGGGAGTCCTTGCCTTCTCTGCTGCACCGCCAGGAGGCTGGGGACCGCGGGGCCCGGAGAGGGGCGGTGACACCGCGGGCGGACTCAGCCAGTGACGGAGGGAGATCCGAGGGCGCAGGGGGCGCGGGGAACACGGGGAGGGGCGGCTACGGTCGGGCTGAGATGGGAGACTGAAAAAGAGACCCCCGCGCGTTgagagaggcagggagcagactcctggagtgagggagggagagacagtcAGGTACCCAAGGACGTGGGTGACAGAAATGGGACACAGAGCCTCTGCACAGGCAGTGGAGCAGAGGACAGACTGGACGTCCAGGGTTACATGCTGTTTCCTGGGCTTGGGGAAAACAGTTCTTGCAGGTTGGAGCTCCTCTGTTCTCTAACCCTAGTACTAGCCCCTGGGTGTCCCAGCCTAGATAAAAGGGAGACCCCAGCCCCAAGAAGTAGAGCAAGCCAGGGTGGGAGGACCTCAGCCCACCTGGGCAACCCAGTTGGCCCTTTGCTGGGCCACTTGGTTTTACTTCCATTCTTAAGGAGTGGGGACCAGGACTGGGAGGAGGGTGCTTAGGACAGGCACTCATGGGGACccctcagcaggctgaggcagagaggaagaagggacaaGTGGGACCTTGTCCTCCCCACTGCCCCCAACTACAGCTGGGCTCCAGTCAAGTGACAGAGCAGAGACCCTTAGCAGGAACAGCAGTCAGCGCCTCAGCCTCTTTGTGCCATCTGGTGGTGAAAAGGAAGAAGGACAAGAGCAAGAGTGAGAAGGGAAGCAGGGATCACCATCTCTGGGGATGCGTCCAAGTTTAGCCAACAAGTGGCGCTGCCCGCGGTGTGCCTGAGGGGAGCCATTGTGCTCCAGTGCCCTTGATCCACTTCCCTGGTGAGGGCCGGCCCCTCCCCTTCCAGGGTGCTGGCCTGAGCCTGAGTCACTTCCCAGGGCCCATGGCTAGGAAGTGCTGTGTAGAGCTCACAGTCCCCAGGGACGGGTCCAGGCTGCAGAGTCCAGCGGTCCATGCACCATCAGTCAGGTCTTTCCAGGTGAGCAGTAGGGAGGATCCTGGGGCGTAGGGGCAGCTGGGATAGGGGGAGATGCCGGAGCCAGCAGCAGCGGGAtcctggagagagaggagagaggggaggattTCATCAAGGATCTGGGCTGGAAGGGGCAGCACAGACCCTCGGTTCAACCCCTTGGTGGACAATGGGAAAACCAAGGCCCAAGAAAGGTGAGTGTCTTTGCCCAGGGACACTCAGGAAGTGAGCAGTCAGGCCAGGATGGAGATCCAGGTCTCCAGACTCCCAGCCCTCTTCCCCCTGCACCCCATCCcctttcctgccccctcccccatttaCCTTCTGTTCCTTCTCCGCTCTCCCCCACCGCGACCTACTGCTTCACCACTGCCTCCCCAAATTCCAGCAACCCCATCTGGGAGGTAGGACCCCGGGGTCTTCCACTCCTGCCAGGTCCTTGACTCTGGGATCTCGGATTGAACCCATCAGCCCTCAGGGCCATAATGTTCATCTCAGAGCCCAGAACTCCTTGGGTGGACAGGCCAAAGGACAATGGCACTAAAACCATGCACTCAGCATCTGGCCCATCCCAGCTGTGGGGACTCGCTTtacctcttcctccctctcctcgaGGAACACACATTTTCCACTCAGCTGGGGCCCAGGAAAGAATGACTGTGGGTTTTAAGAATGATGACGCTCTGCCTAAGCTGAGGACTGTCCGTGGGGAAGGGAGGTGACATTCCCTCAGTCCAGCGTCCACATGATATGCACACTGCTCACATCATCAGACCGAGAACACAGATCTAAGTTCAAATCCTGCCTTCATCAATTACAGCTTTGTGAGGTTGGGTAAAAGACTCACCCTCTCTGTGTCCCAGTCCACCAGGTCCAGCATGGAGCTAATAGCTTCCTGGGGTTATTGTAGGGATTAAACGAGACAAGGATGTCAAGCAATGAGCACGGCGCCTGGCACCCAGGGACTGCCCAGTAAGTGGAGGCCATGCCACATCGTCAAGAAAGCGGGTTTTCCACCCACTAGttgacttgctgtgtgaccctgggtaaGTCACGTTCCCCTTCAGGCTCTGACTCCTCCTTTGTACAAGGAGAGCTGGGCAGCTGAGCCCAGAAGGCTCTTCCTGGGCTGACCTTCTGAGTCACAGGGAATTACATCATTTCCAAGTACCCATGGCAGACGACGGGGCCATCCTCAGGGTCACCAGGGACCTGAAAGGTGAGTGTCTCTGAGACTGAGTAGCAGGAGAAGTGAGCGGTCTTGGGAGCATCTCCCTTGGAAGCCACGCTCGCCCAACGTCTGCGTCTGCCATTCTCCCGCAGCTGCTGTCTCTGCCATCCTCCAGGGCTACGGGGAAGGACAGGGGCCGGTGACAGATGCCAGTGCAGAGCTGCACAGACTCTGCGGCTGCCTGGAGCAGCTGCTGCAGGTGGGACCCTGCCCTCCCCTGGCCCTCTCCCCAGCACCAGGCCTGGGTAACCAGCAAGGGCTTCCAGGTACCAGGGAAGAGCTGCTGCCTCCCTTTATTCCTTTGCACTGTCCTGTCTCCATCCATCAGTAAGTTCTCCCTGACATCTAGCCTCACTCCTAGAGCTCTCATTGCAGCCTGAGAAGGGAGGTAAGGCAAAGCTGGGTGGGGTGGAACCAGGAGCCAGGGCAGCCAGGCTGCTTTGAAGACAAAACCTTCAGCTGCATGAATGTCCTTGGACTGGCCCTTTGTGATGCTGGTTAGAGCCCAAATCAGAACTATCACTTGTTTTTttaagtgcttactatgtgcaaAGCAAATTCCTTTATTAGACTCACTTTATTTAATTCTCAGTTGAACCTTCTGAGGTGCTTGATGGTCTCCCCCATGCACACACAAGCATCCTTTCTACTTCTCTGACTTCATCTCTTTCCTGTCTGCTACACATCTGCAGCCCTCTGGCTACATTGTCCTTGATCTTCCTACAGCACAACAGACATGtccctgcctcagggtctttgcacttgctagtcctctgcctggaatactATGCCCCAGGAATTTGCTTGGCACAAGTTCTCATTTCCTCAGGTCTGGAGCTTTTCTCTGGCCACCCCAATCTAAATTACAAAATGCGTGACACACAGGCACGTATGCACAACACACTTCCTATACTCCTGCTGTCTTTGTTCTCTGTCACTGTCACCACCACTTAACATGCTGTATGCTTTACTTATTTAGTTCGACCTTCGTCTATCTGCCAGAATGGATGCTCCACGAAATGGCTTTACTGTGTCCCCAAGGCTTAGAACAGGGCCCTGAAAATGTTAAGTGCTCAATAAGAGTTTTTGAATGAACGAATGTGAACATGAGGTTCAGAGAGCTCAAGCATCTTACTCCTGGTCACACAGTAAGGGCAGAGCCAGGCCTTGAGGCCCAGTGTGTCAGCAGGGGCCCTTTCCTCTCCCACATGCTAGTTCAGCCTGGGATGTGAGGCGGCTTCTGGGCGGAAGCATTTCTCGacattcctttccctcctcttggACTCAGTTTGACCAGAAAGAGCAAAAGAGCTTCCTGGGCCCTCGGAAGGATTACTGGGACTTCCTCTGCACTGCCCTGCGGCGGCAGCGGGGGGACACGGAGCAGATTCCTTTCATCTACAAGCAGGAGAAGGTATCCAGACCAGGGGCAGAAGGCTGACCTGAGAAGCATGCTGAGCTCTGGCTCCAGGCCCAtggcagcaggggtgggggacACCTCCCTGATCTGCTGACCTCACCCCCCACCTGGCCAGCCCTGCCCCCGCACTCCcagccacccctcccccacagccTCCAGGCCCCACTGCGCCCTTCCTCATTGTCCCTGCCCTCTCCCGATGTGCTGTCTGAGCTCCCTCCGTCCTCATCCCGCCCTCTCTTGGCCCTCTGTGCACTCCACAGCTGAAGACCCCTCTGGGCAGAGGCCGCGCCTTCCTCCGCTTCTGTCTAGCGCGTGGACAGCTTGCCGAGTCCCTGcagctctgcctcctgagcccagGGCTCCTCAGGTGCGGCCACTAGCACACCCTCCCAGGGACACCTCCCTCCGACACCATCTGAGCCCACTTCCTCCTTCAGGAAAGAGCCCTCCCCACCCCAAGATGAGTAGTTTAGCATCAGAGACGACAAAACAAGAGTCAGAAAGGAAAAGCCGGGGAGAATGGGGCAGATGGGGTGGTCAGAACCCAGGAGTCCTGGTAGCATCATGACAGAGGGGTCTCCTGACCCCAGAGGGCCACACCCTGCCTAGAGGAGTCCCGTATGGTATACAGCAGAGGTCAACTTGTGGAGTTTGGGGGTGGCGTAGCGCCAGATTGAAAGCCAAGGCTGGCGGTCACTCTTAACCTACAGGGAGTGGTACGGCCCTCGGAGCCCTCTCTTGTGCCCTGAGCTCCGGGAGGACATCCTGGACTCTCTCTACGCTCTCAATGGGGTGGCCTTTGACTTGGACCTGCAGCGGCCAGACCTGGATGGTGCCTGGCCCATGTTCTCGGAGTGAGTGGGCGGCATGGGGTGTAGCCTCCTCCCTGCCTGCTTCCCTGGCCCCCGGCATCCCGAGCACGCTGAAAATTGTCGGCTCCCTGACCTCTGATTCTCCACCCTGGCCTTCTGTGTCCCACTGCAATCTCATGCCATTCTGGGCCCTGCGTGCAATACACACTCAAGACCTGCTGGATGGTGGGcggaggggtggaggaggagcGGATGGGGTGCTGGGGGGATGGAGAGCGCGGTGCAGGCAGGTGGGAGGTGTAGGGTCACCAGGTGATTGGAAAGCTGGGACATCCATCTGAAAAGCCTGCCCACTGCTGGAGAGGGGCCCAGGGTCCCCTTCCTCTGTCACTTTCAGGTCCCGTGGCTCCAATTCCAGCTGGACCCAGGGAAGAAGACCCAGGAAGACCAAAGATTCCCCAAAGGTGGTGCCTTTGTTCTGCCTTCACTAAGATGCCTCTTGCCCTTCTGGTTGGGACCCCCAGTTGAGCAGTAGGTGGGCTTCCCCCTCTGTGTACAGAGAAGGCCAACAGAACGGAGAGGGGGAAGCCAGTGTGTGGAGCAGGGAACCCACCCGGAGCGCAGGGGGGGAGAAGGCTGCTATTCCTGGGTGGCGAGGATACTGGGGAGCGGAAGGGAGTACCAGCACCATCTGCAGGGCTGCCGGGCCCGGAGGAGAAGTGGGGCAGAGGCGCTCGGGACAGACCAGGGGACAACCTGAGCTGGACCATTCTCACTGGTCTACTTCAAGGTCACATTCATCTAGTTCAGTTCAGGGAATGACTAGAAAGCCAGATTGCCTGACTCAGTCCAGCCCCACCCCTCGCTAACCACAGCCTAGGGCAAGTTACCTTGCAGGGTAAGAGCGAGGATGGACGTGCAGCCCAGAGCAAGGCTCCTGGCTGGGCTCACCACAGGGCAGCTTGTGGTCATCATCGTCTTTGTTTCCATCATTCCACAAGCATGTTGTGCATCCCCACCAACTTCCAGGCACCAGGTTCAGATACTAGGAGGACTCTGTAACCTTAAGGGGTTCAAGGTCCTGTTCAGGGAGATGGATCCAAAGAAATACATTGCAATCCATGTTAAGCATGCAGTCAGCCTTCTGCAGggggttccacatctgtggaaTCAGCCAACTGCAGACagataatatttaagaaaaatagtagCATCTGTGCTTAATACATACAGATTCTTTCTTGTCAATCCCTAAACAATACATACAGTACAACAGCTCTTCACCTAGCGCTTACATCATATGAGGTTTTATAAGTAATTCAGAGATTATTCAAAGTATATGAGTGTATTGCATGGCTTATATGCAATTACTATTCCATTTTATACAAGAAATTAAATATCCATTGATTTGGGTTCCCGTGAGGGTCCCATCCCCCTGGAAACCAAGGGACAACTATAGTAACCCAGATGTGGACAAAGGAAGATGGCAGTACAGAGAGGGCATCTTGAGAGACGTCACTCAGCTGGTGTCAGTCTATTTGAGATTTTATCACAATTCTACAGACCAGGtagtattattcccattttgcagatgggaaaactgaaacaCAAAGTAAAATTCAGCAGGAAAGTTTGAAAGAGAGGGACAGGAGGGACTTAAGGGGAAGATCAGTGTTGAAGagccaggtgaggcaggaagaagcagcaggctgaaggtggggaggaaggggcatGGAGACACCCTGCTCTTCTCCCACCACATCAAAGCTGCACTCTCAGCTCACTTGGGGTGTTGCTGAAATTATTTCTGACATGATAAATCAAAATTTCCTGTGGAAGGGTCTGGGGATCTGTATGTTTAGCAAGGCCATTGGATCGGAACTGTGACCTCTCCTGTGCACCGGGTGAGTGAATTGATGCTGAAAGGTGGTTTTGGGGGGCTTCTCTGCAGATCTTAGCACCATCTGGAGGCCCCAAAGGAGTCCAGCTGGAGGAGCCACTTACCAGTCAAGCCAGTTGTCTGCAAGACCCAGCCAGAGGAGGCCAACCCACCAGACTCCCCAGGCCCCAGCCACACAAGCATCTTCCCTCCTGTTTGGAAACACAGATAAAAGATTCCAGGAGCCTTGGTTCCCCCCAGAACATCTGGGAACCAGAGCAGGAGATTCAGCCAGACCTGGAGGAAGGAGCCCCAAGGCCCAGGGAGAAATTCCCAGAGGATTCAAGAGCCAGCATTCAGCCAAagaaggaaggggccagggaggtTCAGAAGGAGGTGACAGGGATGGCAGCTGAAGGCACAGGGATTCTGCCAGGTGCAGAGGCCCAGAGAACAGAAGGGGTTCATGGAGGAGAAACAGAGCAGGGTCCCATTCGGGGGCTGCTGGTCTCCAGCTCCATGGTGATGACAGAGGAAGCAACAGCAGGGAGCAGGCCGGGGTGGTTCTGGGTTCCCCAGGACCCGGGAACAAAGGAAGGCCCCACCACAGAAAAGCCACAAGAACCAAAAGAAGTGACCAGTCTGGCCAGTGGGGAGAATGGCACCGAGGAGCCCCTGCAGGAGGTAGTCAAGGTGAGACCCATTGGcttccagcctttttattttttatttggaggcagggtctcactaggttgcttagggacttgctaagtgcagaggctggctttgaacttggagtcctcctgtctcagcctccagggccactgggattacaggcatgcgctactgCGCCCGCTTTCCTCCCCTTTCTGACCTGACCCACAGATGGGGTCCCCAGTGGCAGCACAGGGGCAGGCCAGCCCACAGATCAGTCTCCACTGGCCTGCCCAGGATCATTATTCGGGGATACCTCTTGAAAGCTCCTTTCCCTACTGCCCCGCACTGCACGCACTGTAtgcctctgtcctcctgcccAGGCCTGTCAGCGTGTGAGTTCGAGACCCCTCTCTGACGGTCCTCCGGGGCAGTCATTTGTTCTCAAgttctgtctccctccctcctcatgGCAGGTACCTTCCCACTGCTGCAGACCCCATTCTTGTACATGCTGGTCCGAGAGGTCACCTAAGATTGTCACCAAAGCCCTCCTTCAGCCTCCTCCATAGCTGTCTTTCAGGTCCTTGCGCTCCATAACTTCCATCCTTCAGCGAAGGAGGAAACGCTGGTCCCCATTTCACCCAACTGACAGCGCTGTCCCCGGTGCTGCCCTCCACTCAACAGCATGGCCCGGGGCCTCGTGCGGATGTTCATCAGGCcagttccagggctgggggctctggcctcctccttcagcttcctcctcccccttccaccccccagaACCTCAGACATGGGCTCCAGAAGGCAGAGGAGCAGACACAGCGCCAGGAGCTGCAGCTGAAGACGCAGGAGGGGGAGCTGCGCGCACTTCGGGAGCAGCTCagcaggtaaccttggcaacagccagcggggcgggggcggggggacGTGCTCCCACCCTCTCAGTCGGGCCAGCAAGGTCTCTGGAGCACCTCCATCCACACCCCGTGCGGGTACGACTTTCAGCCGGTGCAAGGCATGGTTCCTCTTCACAATGGTTCCCACCCGCCTCCCTCACctatctcccagcccctcccatcTCACCCTTGCTCCTGCCACTGCCTCTTCTGGACCAGCGCCTCCGTCTCTGCCCTGCTGTCTTTTCAATCTGCTCTGCCCGCCGCCCATCAGCCCACCCTCCATAGCTTCCTCTTCTCCATTTGTCTCTCATTTTCTTGTTCCCATTTACATAGTCTGCTGCCTTTCTGATAATCATAAGCATAGCTCTCGTTTTCCCATCATTTATTACATCCCAGGCCCGGTCATAAACGCTTCCTCATAGCAACTTTGTGAAATAGGTTCTATAAgaaattctattttgaaaatggttaaactgaggctcaaagatgTGACGTACTTCTCCCAGCATCAACTAGTCAGCCGAggagctgagattcaaaccctcCAGCAGGTTCCCCAACAATGGGCTTAAACACTACTTCTCAGCTGAGTTTTTGAGTGCATTCATCTCCCAATAGCCACAGGGGATTTGTTCCAGACTCCCCATGGATatcaaaatccatggatgctcaaatCTTTTGGAGGGtagactttcctttttcttttcctttctgcaggACTGGGAATCACAccgcacacatgctaggcagacgctctacctctgagctgcatcccagttCCTTATGGCAAAATGGTTTGCATAGAACCCATGCACATCTTCCTGTATACTTAAGCCATCTCTAGGTTACTTAGAACACCTAATGCA
Proteins encoded in this region:
- the Rufy4 gene encoding RUN and FYVE domain-containing protein 4, whose product is MNPGQRRAGQLSPEGSSWADLLSHRELHHFQVPMADDGAILRVTRDLKAAVSAILQGYGEGQGPVTDASAELHRLCGCLEQLLQFDQKEQKSFLGPRKDYWDFLCTALRRQRGDTEQIPFIYKQEKLKTPLGRGRAFLRFCLARGQLAESLQLCLLSPGLLREWYGPRSPLLCPELREDILDSLYALNGVAFDLDLQRPDLDGAWPMFSESRGSNSSWTQGRRPRKTKDSPKVILAPSGGPKGVQLEEPLTSQASCLQDPARGGQPTRLPRPQPHKHLPSCLETQIKDSRSLGSPQNIWEPEQEIQPDLEEGAPRPREKFPEDSRASIQPKKEGAREVQKEVTGMAAEGTGILPGAEAQRTEGVHGGETEQGPIRGLLVSSSMVMTEEATAGSRPGWFWVPQDPGTKEGPTTEKPQEPKEVTSLASGENGTEEPLQEVVKNLRHGLQKAEEQTQRQELQLKTQEGELRALREQLSRCQEEKAWLQAEMEQKQQEAERRDAMYGQQLAEQRDLIQAMKTRVLELTQDKDRQWQRLQQLSSVAPAVCVGCSKVFSRLSRRYPCRLCGGLVCHACSADYKKEERCCPPCAQGGEAQVT